In the Leptotrichia sp. oral taxon 212 genome, one interval contains:
- the ftsY gene encoding signal recognition particle-docking protein FtsY — translation MALKDRLATPKKGFFGKLKEMLLGKAIDDELYEELEELLIQSDIGMKMTMQLVEELEKQVSRNKLKTSEAVYDQLKELLREKLISNNSSDESSGVKIKDGELNIILVVGVNGVGKTTSIGKIANQLKNKGKKVIIGAGDTFRAAAIEQIEEWGKRTGIEVVKQAQGSDPAAVIFDAVSTAKNRNFDVVILDTAGRLHNKKDLMKELEKINKIIRQQSGQEKFETLLVIDSTTGQNGLEQARVFNEIVELTGIILTKFDGTAKGGIIFPISEELKKPIKFIGVGEGIEDLKEFNVKEFVEAMFD, via the coding sequence ATGGCTTTAAAAGATAGACTTGCGACACCTAAAAAAGGATTTTTCGGTAAACTTAAGGAAATGCTTTTGGGTAAGGCAATTGATGATGAACTGTATGAGGAACTGGAGGAACTTTTAATCCAGTCTGATATAGGAATGAAAATGACCATGCAGCTTGTAGAAGAGCTGGAAAAACAGGTAAGCAGGAATAAACTGAAGACATCTGAAGCAGTGTATGATCAGCTTAAGGAACTGCTGAGAGAAAAGCTTATAAGCAATAATTCCTCTGATGAAAGCTCAGGAGTCAAGATAAAGGATGGCGAACTGAATATTATTCTTGTTGTTGGAGTGAATGGAGTTGGAAAGACAACTTCCATAGGAAAGATAGCCAATCAGCTTAAAAATAAAGGGAAAAAAGTTATAATCGGAGCAGGAGATACATTCAGGGCAGCTGCGATAGAGCAGATTGAAGAATGGGGGAAAAGAACAGGAATTGAAGTGGTAAAACAGGCTCAGGGAAGTGACCCTGCCGCAGTAATATTCGATGCTGTCAGTACAGCTAAAAATAGGAATTTTGATGTTGTAATACTTGATACGGCAGGAAGACTGCACAATAAAAAAGATCTGATGAAGGAACTTGAAAAAATAAATAAAATAATAAGACAGCAGTCAGGTCAGGAAAAATTTGAAACACTGCTTGTTATTGACAGTACGACTGGACAGAATGGACTTGAGCAGGCAAGGGTATTTAACGAAATTGTGGAGCTGACAGGGATTATTCTTACAAAATTCGACGGTACTGCAAAGGGAGGAATCATATTCCCGATATCTGAAGAGCTGAAAAAACCTATTAAGTTTATAGGTGTCGGTGAAGGAATAGAAGATTTGAAGGAATTTAATGTAAAAGAATTTGTAGAAGCGATGTTTGATTAG
- the tsaB gene encoding tRNA (adenosine(37)-N6)-threonylcarbamoyltransferase complex dimerization subunit type 1 TsaB yields the protein MLTFAMTTTTKLAGISLHRNNRMLGEIRIEVSKTHSTTILDQIDSLFTWTGEKLENVENVLVSIGPGSFTGVRIAISVVKGMFYGKNVNFYQVNELDALAYQVFYSLDNSFLLQHDEDNEKDKLKIYSMIDSGKEKIYYAAYEPETVREEKKLKQTENYEVIKLEKLVEKLNDEDGKIVLVGDAGINYREKIMKTVKNKMLFLTDDRMRISTATFTQMFLNNILEKSDIFQLKPDYLEKSQAERDKK from the coding sequence ATGTTGACTTTTGCAATGACAACGACAACTAAACTGGCGGGAATTTCCCTCCATAGAAATAACAGGATGCTGGGAGAAATAAGGATAGAAGTTTCTAAGACGCATTCTACAACTATACTTGACCAGATTGACAGTCTTTTTACATGGACAGGAGAAAAACTGGAAAATGTGGAAAATGTACTTGTATCAATAGGTCCTGGTTCCTTTACAGGAGTCAGGATAGCGATATCAGTGGTAAAAGGAATGTTTTATGGGAAAAATGTAAACTTTTATCAGGTGAATGAGCTGGATGCTTTAGCCTATCAGGTGTTTTACAGTTTAGACAACAGCTTCTTATTACAACATGATGAGGATAATGAAAAGGATAAATTAAAAATATATTCCATGATAGATTCAGGAAAAGAAAAAATCTATTATGCAGCCTATGAACCGGAAACAGTAAGAGAAGAAAAAAAACTGAAACAGACCGAAAATTATGAAGTGATTAAGCTTGAAAAACTGGTGGAAAAGTTGAATGATGAAGATGGCAAAATAGTACTTGTAGGAGATGCAGGAATTAATTATAGGGAAAAAATTATGAAAACTGTAAAGAATAAAATGCTATTTCTGACAGATGACAGAATGAGAATATCAACAGCAACATTTACGCAGATGTTTTTAAATAATATACTGGAAAAAAGTGATATTTTTCAGTTAAAGCCTGACTACTTGGAAAAGTCTCAGGCGGAAAGGGATAAAAAGTAA
- the tsaE gene encoding tRNA (adenosine(37)-N6)-threonylcarbamoyltransferase complex ATPase subunit type 1 TsaE, with translation MKEKILTFGEIDSLAVKTAEKMKNGGCLGLIGNLGTGKTTFTKRICKEYNIHENIKSPTFTYVIEYTSGDVPVYHFDAYRIINSEEIYEIGFEDYIGEENTVVIVEWADNIMDEMPEQTVYIEIAYNDETSRKISMYKLKNGEKEYVDFCNDNDN, from the coding sequence ATGAAGGAAAAAATATTAACATTTGGAGAAATAGATAGCTTAGCTGTTAAAACAGCTGAAAAAATGAAAAATGGAGGATGTCTGGGATTAATAGGTAATCTGGGGACTGGAAAAACAACATTTACAAAGAGAATATGTAAGGAATATAATATTCACGAAAATATAAAGAGCCCTACATTTACATATGTTATTGAATATACTTCAGGAGATGTGCCTGTGTATCATTTTGATGCGTATAGAATAATAAATTCTGAAGAAATATATGAAATAGGATTTGAAGACTATATAGGTGAAGAAAATACTGTCGTAATAGTGGAATGGGCAGATAATATTATGGATGAAATGCCTGAACAGACAGTGTATATCGAAATAGCCTATAATGATGAAACAAGCAGAAAAATATCCATGTATAAATTAAAAAACGGAGAAAAAGAATATGTTGACTTTTGCAATGACAACGACAACTAA
- the pta gene encoding phosphate acetyltransferase, giving the protein MANLVEVLKERAKKLGKTIILPETEDERVLRAAEKVLAEGIAKVALVGSEKKIKEDAEKLGISLEGAIIYDPENCATIDEMAEILRQKREKKGMTFETAKATLLSDSRFFGAMLVYQGRVDGMVAGSNSPTAHVLRSAILTIGPKPGLKTVSSSFIMVTKTPEFGDNGTFIYADGGVIPNPTAMQLADIAISSAEKARKTVGMKEPKVAFLSFSTKGSADGESVTKVREAIEILKERNVDFEFDGEFQLDAAIVPEVAKSKAPGSKVAGYANVLIFPDLNSGNIGYKLTQRLAGAKALGPLIQGLASPVHDLSRGCSVEDIVEVVAITAVESEQK; this is encoded by the coding sequence GTGGCAAACTTAGTGGAAGTTTTGAAAGAAAGAGCAAAAAAGTTAGGAAAGACAATAATCTTGCCTGAAACGGAAGATGAAAGGGTTCTCAGGGCGGCTGAAAAAGTTTTAGCTGAAGGAATTGCAAAAGTGGCACTTGTAGGAAGTGAAAAAAAAATAAAGGAAGATGCTGAGAAACTTGGAATTTCCCTGGAAGGAGCAATTATATATGATCCTGAAAACTGTGCTACAATAGATGAAATGGCAGAAATTTTAAGACAGAAAAGGGAAAAAAAAGGAATGACATTTGAAACTGCAAAGGCAACATTGCTTTCAGATTCAAGATTTTTTGGAGCTATGCTCGTTTATCAGGGAAGAGTTGACGGAATGGTTGCAGGATCAAATTCGCCTACAGCACATGTATTAAGATCTGCGATATTGACTATCGGGCCTAAACCTGGATTGAAAACAGTATCAAGCTCATTTATAATGGTAACAAAAACTCCTGAATTTGGAGACAATGGAACATTTATATATGCAGATGGAGGAGTTATACCTAATCCTACTGCTATGCAGCTTGCAGATATTGCCATTTCAAGTGCTGAAAAGGCAAGAAAAACAGTTGGAATGAAAGAACCAAAAGTAGCTTTCCTTTCATTTTCTACAAAAGGAAGTGCAGATGGAGAATCTGTAACAAAAGTTAGAGAAGCTATAGAAATTTTAAAGGAAAGAAATGTAGATTTTGAATTTGACGGAGAATTTCAGCTGGATGCGGCAATTGTTCCTGAAGTCGCAAAATCTAAAGCACCTGGATCTAAGGTAGCCGGATATGCAAATGTTCTTATATTCCCTGATTTAAATTCAGGAAATATAGGATATAAGCTGACTCAGAGACTGGCAGGAGCAAAGGCGTTAGGGCCATTAATTCAGGGACTGGCAAGTCCTGTTCATGATCTTTCCAGAGGATGCAGTGTTGAAGATATAGTTGAAGTTGTTGCTATAACAGCTGTAGAATCAGAGCAAAAATAA
- the rfaE2 gene encoding D-glycero-beta-D-manno-heptose 1-phosphate adenylyltransferase: MTKNTGNFKCNLLSQRDIQKKVKQLQENGKKVVFTNGVFDILHVGHLTYLEEARELGDVLIVGVNSDRSVKTNKGDKRPINPEKNRAEMLLGLKFVDFTVIFDEKTPENLLGLLKPDIHVKGGDYKKEDLPETEIVEKNGGEVKILSFVDNISTTEIINKIIDVYSEK, translated from the coding sequence ATGACAAAAAATACCGGAAATTTTAAGTGTAATCTGCTTTCTCAAAGGGATATACAAAAAAAAGTAAAGCAATTACAGGAAAACGGGAAAAAAGTAGTTTTCACTAATGGAGTATTTGACATACTTCATGTTGGACACCTTACTTATCTTGAAGAAGCACGGGAATTAGGTGATGTTCTTATAGTTGGAGTAAACAGTGACAGATCGGTAAAGACAAATAAAGGGGATAAAAGACCTATAAATCCTGAAAAAAATAGGGCTGAAATGCTCCTTGGATTGAAGTTTGTCGATTTTACTGTAATATTTGATGAAAAAACACCGGAAAATCTTCTCGGTTTATTGAAACCGGATATTCACGTAAAGGGTGGAGATTATAAAAAGGAAGATCTTCCTGAAACAGAAATTGTTGAAAAAAATGGTGGAGAGGTAAAGATACTTTCTTTCGTTGATAATATATCTACAACAGAAATTATAAATAAAATAATAGATGTGTATTCAGAAAAATAA